In the Thermodesulfovibrio yellowstonii DSM 11347 genome, one interval contains:
- a CDS encoding zinc dependent phospholipase C family protein — protein MFFIIFIFPENSYAWGPLTHAYLSGQIFSFSGLVPAGVLTIIKLYKEYFMYGNIIPDTVFGKKYLPEDKNPHSWKTGLCLLNEAKTPEEKSFAYGYLTHLAADAVLHNDIKNLTTLQHALFELKADRVIDRYYWIQIMSINKKVKKISEKFFEQAVAQSFLSLKTSTKIYKSLIFLSAFNTGELKNVELFESLHFKSLSAMIELLNNTEHSKIINLPPNN, from the coding sequence TTGTTTTTTATAATTTTTATATTTCCAGAAAATTCCTATGCATGGGGACCACTGACTCATGCGTATCTTTCAGGGCAAATATTTTCTTTTTCAGGATTAGTTCCTGCAGGAGTATTAACAATAATCAAACTTTATAAAGAATATTTTATGTACGGTAATATTATTCCAGATACTGTATTTGGCAAAAAATATTTACCAGAGGATAAAAATCCTCATTCATGGAAAACAGGGCTTTGTCTTCTTAATGAAGCAAAAACACCAGAGGAAAAATCCTTTGCCTACGGATATTTAACGCATTTAGCTGCTGATGCTGTGCTTCATAATGATATTAAAAATTTGACAACTCTTCAACATGCATTGTTTGAGCTCAAAGCAGACAGAGTTATTGATAGATATTACTGGATTCAAATTATGTCCATCAATAAAAAAGTTAAAAAGATAAGCGAAAAATTTTTTGAACAAGCTGTTGCACAATCATTTTTGTCTTTAAAAACAAGCACAAAAATTTACAAATCTTTAATATTTCTTTCAGCCTTTAATACTGGAGAGTTGAAAAATGTAGAATTATTTGAATCATTGCATTTTAAATCTTTATCTGCAATGATAGAATTATTAAATAATACAGAGCATTCAAAAATAATTAATCTTCCTCCAAACAATTAA
- the pth gene encoding aminoacyl-tRNA hydrolase, which produces MIVIVGLGNPGRKYAKTRHNVGFMVVDELARKYGLVFKEKNDYYITEWRLENKDITIIKPTTYMNLSGTAVKKVVNEKILKNLPESLIVIHDDVDMPLGKIKIKKNGSSGGHKGVQSIIDSLGTKDFIRIKIGIGKNPYQDVSEYVLSPFTSEQRAKIQEKISEAVESIVVIINEGVNKAMNIYNRL; this is translated from the coding sequence ATGATTGTAATTGTTGGACTTGGCAATCCCGGTAGAAAATACGCAAAAACAAGACATAATGTGGGTTTCATGGTTGTTGATGAGTTAGCAAGAAAATATGGATTGGTATTTAAAGAAAAAAATGATTACTATATCACAGAGTGGAGATTAGAAAATAAGGATATTACTATTATAAAACCGACTACATATATGAATTTAAGTGGAACTGCTGTAAAAAAGGTTGTAAATGAAAAGATTCTGAAGAATTTGCCTGAATCTTTAATTGTAATTCATGATGATGTGGACATGCCTTTAGGGAAGATAAAAATAAAGAAAAATGGTTCTTCAGGAGGGCATAAAGGAGTTCAGTCAATCATTGATAGTCTCGGAACTAAAGATTTTATAAGAATAAAGATAGGAATTGGCAAAAACCCTTATCAAGATGTTTCAGAATATGTTTTGAGTCCATTTACATCAGAACAAAGAGCTAAAATTCAAGAAAAAATTTCTGAGGCAGTAGAGTCAATTGTTGTTATAATTAATGAAGGTGTGAATAAAGCCATGAATATTTATAACAGGTTGTGA
- a CDS encoding 50S ribosomal protein L25 produces MEKFILNVEKRERTGKGIARQLRSKGIIPCVIYKNGQSTPVQIPTKELYTFMNIATREKLFVTLKLDGQEKQAILQDYQVDPVTGKLLHVDFMEVSATEKIRVTIPVVLIGEPIGVKQDKGVLQHGISEIEIEAIPEKIPGHIEVDVSHLEVGDAVHVSDIKFEEGIKVISNPEEVIATVTVEEEEAEVAPSIEETVEPEVIKKGKKAEEEEEK; encoded by the coding sequence ATGGAAAAATTTATTCTAAATGTAGAAAAAAGAGAAAGAACAGGAAAAGGTATTGCAAGACAGTTAAGAAGTAAAGGAATTATACCCTGCGTGATTTATAAAAATGGACAATCAACTCCTGTTCAGATACCTACAAAGGAACTTTACACATTTATGAATATTGCTACGAGGGAAAAATTATTTGTCACTCTTAAACTGGATGGGCAAGAAAAACAGGCAATACTTCAGGATTATCAAGTTGATCCAGTAACTGGAAAACTTTTGCATGTTGATTTTATGGAAGTAAGCGCAACTGAAAAAATTAGAGTTACCATTCCTGTTGTTCTTATTGGTGAACCTATAGGAGTTAAACAGGATAAAGGAGTTCTTCAGCACGGAATTTCAGAGATTGAAATTGAGGCAATTCCCGAGAAAATACCTGGTCATATTGAAGTTGATGTTTCTCACTTAGAGGTTGGAGATGCGGTTCATGTAAGTGACATTAAATTTGAAGAAGGAATAAAAGTTATATCCAATCCTGAAGAGGTTATTGCCACAGTGACTGTGGAAGAAGAGGAGGCAGAAGTTGCTCCTTCTATAGAAGAAACTGTTGAACCCGAAGTTATAAAGAAAGGTAAAAAAGCTGAAGAAGAGGAAGAAAAATAA
- a CDS encoding ribose-phosphate pyrophosphokinase has product MPDGIKLITGNANPELAKKVSDYLQIPLTETMVSTFSDGEIMVQIKENIRGSDAFVIQPTCTPVNHNIMELLLIIDALKRASAGRITAVIPYYGYARQDRKVQPRVPISAKLIANLITVAGANRVLSIDLHAGQIQGFFDIPVDHLFAIPVILDYLKKNNLLNNITVVSPDAGGTERARAFAKKINAPLAIIDKRRDAPNVSKVMHVIGEVKDRDALIIDDMIDTGGTLVQAANALKEKGAQRVFAACTHAVLSGPAIERLNNSVLEEVIVTDTIPVYDKKDKCPKIKVLTVAHLLGEAIKRIHEETSISSLFV; this is encoded by the coding sequence ATGCCTGATGGTATCAAGTTGATAACAGGAAATGCAAATCCTGAGCTTGCAAAAAAGGTTAGTGATTACTTGCAAATTCCTTTAACTGAAACCATGGTTAGCACTTTCAGCGATGGTGAAATAATGGTCCAGATCAAAGAGAATATTAGAGGCTCTGATGCATTTGTTATACAGCCTACTTGTACTCCTGTCAATCACAATATTATGGAGTTACTTTTAATTATTGATGCATTAAAGAGAGCATCTGCTGGAAGAATTACCGCTGTTATTCCCTATTATGGATATGCAAGACAGGATAGAAAAGTTCAGCCTAGAGTTCCTATATCAGCAAAGTTGATTGCAAACTTAATCACAGTTGCTGGAGCAAACAGAGTTTTATCTATTGATTTACACGCAGGTCAGATTCAGGGATTTTTTGATATTCCTGTTGACCATCTTTTTGCGATTCCAGTAATTTTAGATTATTTAAAGAAAAACAATCTTTTAAACAACATTACTGTTGTTTCGCCTGATGCAGGTGGAACAGAAAGAGCAAGAGCTTTTGCTAAAAAAATTAACGCACCTCTTGCAATAATAGATAAAAGACGAGATGCTCCAAATGTTTCAAAGGTGATGCATGTTATTGGAGAAGTTAAAGATAGAGATGCTCTAATAATTGATGACATGATTGATACAGGTGGAACATTGGTCCAGGCTGCAAATGCCTTGAAAGAAAAAGGTGCGCAAAGAGTATTTGCTGCATGTACTCATGCAGTGCTTTCGGGTCCAGCAATTGAAAGGCTTAATAATTCTGTGCTTGAAGAAGTTATAGTTACTGATACAATTCCTGTTTATGATAAAAAAGATAAATGTCCAAAAATAAAAGTTCTTACTGTTGCTCATCTTTTAGGTGAAGCAATAAAAAGAATACATGAAGAAACTTCAATAAGTTCATTATTTGTATAA
- the ispE gene encoding 4-(cytidine 5'-diphospho)-2-C-methyl-D-erythritol kinase, with the protein MLTCKAFAKINWAISVLKKRDDGYHDIISLMQAIDLHDTLIFKSSQKIEIETDLLIKKENNLVYKAIKALQNYTGIKKGVTVILKKEIPLGAGLGGGSSDAATTLKALNELWQLNLDIKTLHEIGASIGSDIPFFFYLPICIVEGRGDVVKPLKISKSYTLLLVKPDFSISTEWAYKTLDLKTELTTEYEKINNNIWQLYNHLYSGDVDNFYLWNDLEKSVLEKYPEIDKIKRKLIEAGAKSSLLSGSGSTVFGLFNNKTDAQKALKFFEGYWCRVVQTLVEPLK; encoded by the coding sequence ATGCTCACCTGCAAGGCATTTGCAAAAATAAACTGGGCAATCTCAGTCCTAAAAAAAAGAGACGATGGATATCACGATATTATTTCACTAATGCAAGCCATTGATTTGCATGATACTCTGATTTTTAAATCTTCTCAGAAGATAGAAATTGAAACAGATTTACTTATAAAAAAAGAAAACAATTTAGTATACAAAGCAATTAAAGCTTTGCAGAATTATACGGGAATAAAAAAAGGAGTAACTGTTATTCTTAAAAAAGAAATTCCTTTAGGAGCAGGTCTTGGAGGAGGGAGTTCTGATGCAGCTACTACTTTAAAAGCTTTAAATGAGTTATGGCAACTTAATCTGGATATAAAAACATTACATGAAATAGGTGCTTCAATTGGCAGTGATATACCTTTTTTCTTTTATCTTCCAATCTGTATTGTTGAAGGAAGGGGTGATGTAGTTAAACCTTTAAAAATTTCAAAATCTTATACACTTTTATTAGTTAAACCTGATTTCAGTATTTCTACAGAATGGGCATATAAAACTTTAGATTTAAAAACTGAATTGACAACAGAATATGAAAAAATAAATAATAATATTTGGCAATTATATAATCATCTCTACAGTGGAGATGTTGATAATTTTTATTTATGGAATGATTTAGAAAAATCTGTTTTAGAGAAATATCCTGAAATAGATAAAATTAAAAGAAAACTAATAGAAGCTGGAGCGAAAAGCAGTCTCTTGAGTGGAAGTGGCTCTACAGTATTTGGTTTATTTAACAATAAAACAGATGCTCAAAAAGCTTTAAAATTTTTTGAAGGATACTGGTGCAGGGTAGTTCAGACCCTTGTTGAACCCTTGAAATGA
- a CDS encoding tetratricopeptide repeat protein, with translation MRYILLFVFISFFFMPFSATAEEENVYFNFMAGYYASINGDLNKAIVFYKEALKENPQSKFLKIILADTYLKIDELETAKNYITDVLKEDTENIDALQVLASVYVKEKKVKEAIEVYEKILQQSPNKIEMLSKIGNLYLISGMYDKAIETFKKILKEDSENIMALHFLGIIYIEKKDFKSARESFKTILKLNPDYEPAYTNLGAVEELAGNLKDAELYFKKALELNPENLFARERLINLYLSQKSYKEAIKELETLKEQKSESEQIHEKLALLYLQIKQYDKATEELEYLLSKHPKDLNLMYYLSLIYIETGKLSEAEHLLKQIISINPKQVNAFLNLATVYLKQKKLIEALNIYDEILQFAGDVPEIYIYATETAMDLKDYQRARQYIENALSRFPENPDVNFIAGVVFDKLGKFEETEKLMKKTLSLKPDHAEALNYLGYSYADRGINLKEALSLIQKAVQLKPNNGYYLDSLGWVYFKLGDKKNALQYLLEAIKYVKDDPVILEHLGDIYKELGNYKEALQTWQEAMKYHEKEEGLKERLEKKIKEVQALIKK, from the coding sequence ATGCGTTATATTTTATTGTTTGTTTTTATTTCATTTTTTTTTATGCCTTTTTCAGCAACTGCTGAAGAAGAAAATGTCTATTTTAATTTTATGGCTGGATATTATGCCAGTATAAATGGAGATTTAAATAAAGCAATTGTCTTTTACAAAGAAGCATTAAAAGAAAATCCTCAATCAAAATTTCTAAAAATAATTTTAGCTGATACTTATTTAAAAATTGATGAACTGGAAACAGCAAAAAACTATATTACTGATGTATTAAAAGAAGATACCGAAAATATAGACGCTTTACAGGTGCTTGCTTCTGTTTATGTAAAAGAAAAGAAAGTTAAAGAAGCTATTGAAGTTTATGAAAAGATTCTTCAACAATCACCAAATAAAATTGAAATGCTTTCAAAAATTGGAAATTTATATCTTATCTCAGGTATGTATGATAAAGCCATTGAAACATTTAAAAAAATACTGAAAGAAGACTCAGAAAACATAATGGCTCTGCATTTTCTTGGGATAATTTATATTGAAAAAAAGGATTTTAAATCAGCACGTGAAAGTTTTAAGACAATTCTTAAGCTTAATCCTGATTATGAACCTGCATATACAAATCTCGGAGCAGTTGAAGAACTTGCGGGTAACTTGAAAGACGCAGAACTGTATTTTAAGAAAGCATTAGAACTAAATCCTGAAAATCTTTTTGCAAGAGAACGTTTAATAAACCTGTATCTTTCTCAGAAGTCATATAAAGAAGCGATAAAAGAACTTGAAACACTAAAAGAACAAAAATCAGAGTCAGAACAGATTCATGAAAAACTTGCACTGCTTTATTTGCAAATAAAGCAGTATGATAAAGCTACTGAAGAGCTTGAATATCTTCTTTCAAAACATCCAAAAGATTTGAATCTTATGTATTATCTATCTTTAATCTATATTGAAACAGGGAAATTAAGTGAAGCAGAACATTTATTAAAACAGATTATTTCAATAAATCCAAAACAGGTTAATGCTTTTCTGAATCTTGCTACAGTTTATTTAAAACAGAAAAAACTTATAGAGGCTTTAAATATATACGATGAGATTCTTCAGTTTGCTGGTGATGTACCTGAAATTTATATTTATGCTACAGAGACTGCTATGGATTTAAAAGATTATCAACGGGCAAGACAATATATTGAAAATGCTTTGTCAAGGTTTCCTGAAAATCCAGATGTAAATTTTATAGCAGGAGTTGTGTTTGATAAACTTGGAAAGTTTGAGGAAACTGAAAAATTAATGAAAAAAACTTTGTCTTTAAAACCTGACCATGCAGAAGCTCTTAATTATCTTGGTTATAGTTATGCTGATAGAGGTATTAATCTTAAAGAAGCACTATCTCTGATACAAAAAGCAGTTCAATTAAAACCAAACAATGGATATTATCTTGACAGTCTTGGATGGGTTTATTTCAAACTTGGTGATAAAAAAAATGCTTTGCAATATCTTCTTGAAGCGATAAAATATGTAAAAGATGACCCTGTTATTCTTGAACATCTTGGAGATATATATAAAGAGCTTGGTAATTATAAAGAGGCTTTACAGACATGGCAAGAAGCTATGAAGTATCATGAAAAAGAAGAAGGTTTAAAAGAAAGATTGGAAAAAAAGATAAAGGAAGTCCAAGCACTCATAAAAAAATAA
- a CDS encoding ferredoxin domain-containing protein: MKLNPEKEAIETVAKLMLISARTAPKAKGDDEIVTGIVSQEEKEAIAQEMELIGQKETHKFFKRDAQNVRDAEAVILIGLNFTKPAGVNCGACGYDCNTILKQKTFKVEYSGPICTIRAIDLGIAIGSLVSVAKELGVDNRVMYSIGATAKKLGLMDAQIILGIPLSIKGKNIFFDRKPV; encoded by the coding sequence ATGAAGCTTAATCCAGAAAAAGAAGCAATTGAAACTGTCGCAAAATTAATGCTTATTTCAGCAAGGACAGCACCTAAAGCAAAGGGAGATGATGAAATTGTTACAGGAATTGTATCCCAAGAAGAAAAAGAAGCAATTGCTCAGGAGATGGAATTAATTGGGCAAAAGGAAACTCATAAATTTTTCAAAAGAGATGCTCAAAATGTAAGGGATGCTGAAGCAGTAATACTTATTGGACTTAATTTTACAAAACCTGCAGGAGTAAACTGTGGAGCATGTGGCTATGACTGTAATACAATTCTTAAGCAAAAAACATTTAAAGTTGAATATTCAGGACCTATATGCACAATAAGAGCAATAGATTTAGGAATTGCAATAGGTTCACTGGTTTCTGTTGCCAAAGAACTCGGAGTTGACAATAGAGTAATGTATTCTATAGGTGCTACTGCTAAAAAACTTGGACTTATGGATGCTCAAATAATACTTGGTATTCCTTTAAGTATAAAGGGTAAAAATATTTTCTTTGATAGAAAGCCTGTTTAA
- the uvrA gene encoding excinuclease ABC subunit UvrA has translation MHNSRKEDYLIIKGARQNNLKNIDVIIPHNKLTVITGISGSGKSSLAFDTIYAEGQWRFIECMSSYARVFIEKLPRPDVDLIDNLRPTIALEQRNPIKGSRATVGTHTEIYDYLRIIFSKVAKPVCPKCNEEIKSWNSSKLTQELLEKYAGKRAFIVFETDESKEKLIQLGFSRVLIFENNNPIVKELTKSDEKLKMVIVDRLVLSNASRLNDSLEIAFRMGQVKIYIVEDANLLHFFSEPICPYCGMKTSEPSPLLFSFNHPHGACPQCKGFGYLLKYDESIIVPDKELSLAEGAIEIWEKPTLKWWKQQLLKGAKLSGINVNIPYRMLSQEQKNLIFTGNQYFYGVNDFLEELEKKRYKVHVRVFLSRIRKPVVCPHCKGKRLKDTALMFKINGLDIGDINFMSISQLKEWIQSLKLSQEEAKISEEPLRQISEKLEFLERVGLSYLTLDRQIKTLSGGEYQRLNISNQLSNRLTATLYVLDEPTVGLHPKDTDRIIAVLKDLTEYGNTVVVVEHDKDVIKNADWLIELGPGGGSLGGEVVYSGELKKFLNLDTVTANYLKKSECLAIKNYKNLFKNFITLKNAHGHNLKNITVHFPMNALTVVTGISGSGKSSLVVDTFYKAVANQLGIDTQKALAFEDIEGVKNIKAIKLIDQSPIGRTPKSMPVTYLGLYGKIRDIFASQKEAKLRGFSSGAFSVNSPQGYCPQCKGEGYIRVQMFFFEDLFLPCEDCEGKRFRKEVLEVKYKDKNIHEVLSMSFDEAYEFFYEDNILREKINLIRELGLGYLRLGQPATTLSGGEAQRIKICEEILSSITGKKSTLKGVVYILDEPTVGLHYEDIKKFLNIVKRLLDKSATVIIIEHNLQVISEAQWIIDLGPEGGDKGGHLLYEGDLTEFLKLENSYTAKYLREYLKS, from the coding sequence ATGCACAATAGCAGAAAAGAAGACTATCTCATAATAAAAGGAGCCAGACAAAATAACTTAAAGAATATAGACGTTATCATTCCTCATAACAAATTAACTGTAATAACTGGAATCTCTGGTTCTGGCAAATCATCTCTTGCTTTTGATACGATTTATGCTGAAGGACAGTGGCGATTTATTGAATGTATGTCAAGTTATGCAAGGGTTTTCATTGAAAAACTTCCAAGACCTGATGTTGATCTGATTGATAACTTAAGACCTACAATAGCACTTGAGCAGAGAAATCCGATTAAAGGCTCAAGGGCAACTGTTGGAACTCATACTGAAATTTATGATTATCTGAGAATAATTTTTTCAAAAGTAGCAAAACCTGTTTGCCCTAAATGTAATGAAGAAATAAAATCATGGAATTCCTCAAAACTTACCCAGGAACTTTTAGAAAAATATGCTGGCAAAAGAGCATTCATAGTATTTGAAACTGACGAATCTAAAGAAAAACTTATTCAACTTGGATTTTCAAGAGTTTTGATATTTGAAAATAACAATCCCATAGTAAAAGAACTCACAAAATCTGATGAAAAATTGAAAATGGTAATCGTTGATAGATTAGTCCTCAGCAATGCTTCAAGACTCAATGACTCACTTGAGATAGCATTCAGGATGGGTCAAGTAAAGATTTATATTGTTGAAGATGCTAATTTGCTTCACTTTTTTTCTGAACCAATATGTCCTTATTGCGGAATGAAAACCTCAGAACCCTCTCCTCTTCTTTTTTCATTCAATCATCCGCATGGAGCATGCCCTCAGTGTAAAGGATTTGGTTATCTCTTAAAATACGATGAAAGCATCATTGTTCCTGACAAAGAGCTTTCACTTGCTGAAGGAGCTATTGAGATATGGGAAAAACCAACACTTAAATGGTGGAAACAGCAACTTCTAAAAGGAGCAAAGCTTTCAGGTATAAATGTAAATATTCCTTATAGAATGCTGTCTCAAGAGCAAAAAAATCTCATCTTTACAGGAAATCAATATTTCTATGGAGTGAACGATTTTCTTGAAGAACTTGAAAAGAAGAGATATAAGGTTCATGTAAGAGTTTTCCTTTCAAGAATTAGGAAACCTGTTGTGTGTCCTCATTGTAAAGGCAAGCGACTTAAAGATACCGCACTGATGTTTAAAATAAATGGATTGGACATTGGAGATATAAATTTTATGTCCATAAGCCAACTAAAAGAATGGATTCAATCATTAAAGCTTTCTCAGGAAGAAGCAAAAATTTCAGAAGAACCTTTAAGGCAGATTTCTGAAAAACTTGAGTTTCTTGAAAGAGTAGGACTGAGTTACTTAACATTGGATAGGCAAATTAAAACTCTTTCTGGCGGTGAATATCAAAGGCTTAATATATCAAATCAGCTTTCAAATAGGCTTACAGCAACTCTTTATGTTCTTGATGAACCAACTGTAGGACTTCATCCAAAAGATACAGACAGAATTATTGCAGTTTTAAAGGATCTTACAGAGTATGGAAATACAGTTGTAGTGGTTGAGCATGATAAAGATGTAATCAAAAATGCAGACTGGTTAATTGAACTTGGACCTGGGGGTGGTAGTCTTGGAGGCGAAGTGGTTTATTCTGGAGAATTAAAAAAGTTTTTAAATCTTGATACTGTTACGGCTAATTACCTGAAAAAATCTGAATGCCTTGCAATTAAAAATTATAAAAATTTATTTAAAAATTTCATCACTTTGAAAAATGCTCATGGACACAACCTTAAAAATATAACAGTTCATTTTCCAATGAATGCCCTTACAGTAGTAACAGGAATTTCTGGTTCTGGCAAAAGTTCACTTGTAGTTGATACGTTTTATAAAGCGGTGGCAAATCAGCTCGGAATAGATACTCAAAAAGCTCTTGCTTTTGAAGACATTGAAGGTGTAAAAAATATTAAAGCAATAAAACTCATTGATCAGTCTCCTATTGGAAGAACACCAAAATCCATGCCCGTTACATATCTTGGACTTTATGGTAAGATTAGGGATATTTTTGCCTCTCAAAAAGAAGCTAAACTAAGAGGATTTTCTTCAGGAGCTTTTTCTGTAAACAGTCCACAGGGTTATTGCCCTCAGTGTAAGGGAGAAGGTTATATAAGAGTTCAGATGTTTTTTTTTGAGGACCTTTTTTTGCCCTGTGAAGACTGTGAAGGCAAAAGATTTAGGAAAGAAGTGCTGGAAGTAAAATATAAAGATAAAAACATACATGAAGTTCTGTCAATGAGTTTTGATGAAGCTTATGAATTCTTTTATGAGGATAACATTTTAAGAGAAAAAATAAATCTTATCAGAGAATTAGGTCTTGGTTATCTCAGATTAGGGCAGCCTGCAACAACTCTTTCTGGAGGAGAAGCACAGAGAATTAAAATCTGTGAAGAAATTCTTAGTTCTATCACAGGAAAAAAATCAACTCTTAAAGGGGTTGTTTATATACTTGATGAACCTACTGTTGGACTACACTATGAAGATATTAAAAAATTTCTTAACATCGTAAAAAGATTGCTTGATAAATCAGCAACAGTAATCATAATTGAACATAATCTTCAGGTAATTTCAGAGGCTCAGTGGATAATTGACCTTGGACCTGAAGGTGGAGATAAAGGAGGCCACCTTCTTTATGAAGGCGACCTCACTGAATTTTTAAAACTTGAAAACTCCTATACTGCTAAATATTTACGAGAATATTTAAAATCTTAA
- a CDS encoding Vms1/Ankzf1 family peptidyl-tRNA hydrolase, which produces MFERKDLEKLEKFNFNDAYVVSLFLNVSPNERKKQAYLSKFKNLVKSLPENIQNACKDDLGKMEAFLQSERESFKKSIVIYSCTAKNLWIRYDLNVELKDDLVVDRTPCTSPLFDLLDNYQKYGVLLVDKRAARVFLVFLGDIEEYGMVQHEDVPGKHKKGGWFALAEKRYERHIDYHVKMHLKDAVDKFDSFLKDKNIRRLIVAGPDEAISELMNILNDEIKLKIVGRANIEKYASKEEVLEKVIPIVEEYERSKEKETVSELITRSLKNNNAVMGIDDVFKYLRDRRVMKLVIAKNYIVEGFICQNCGFATTQNVECCMECGGCVMKNDNLVEKATEMAIEQSALVEVIKDEKDRQRLLEYGGIGAFLRF; this is translated from the coding sequence ATGTTTGAAAGGAAGGATTTAGAAAAACTTGAAAAATTTAATTTTAACGATGCTTATGTTGTAAGCCTTTTTCTTAATGTTTCTCCAAATGAAAGGAAAAAACAGGCTTACTTATCAAAGTTTAAAAATCTTGTAAAGAGTTTACCAGAAAATATTCAGAATGCTTGCAAAGATGATCTTGGCAAGATGGAAGCTTTTTTACAAAGTGAAAGAGAATCTTTTAAAAAATCTATTGTTATTTACAGTTGCACGGCTAAAAACCTTTGGATAAGATATGATTTAAATGTAGAGCTTAAGGATGATTTAGTTGTTGATAGAACTCCTTGTACAAGCCCTCTTTTTGATTTACTTGATAATTATCAGAAATATGGCGTTCTTCTTGTTGATAAACGCGCAGCCAGAGTATTTTTAGTTTTTCTGGGTGATATTGAGGAATACGGAATGGTTCAACATGAAGATGTCCCGGGAAAGCACAAAAAAGGTGGATGGTTTGCTCTTGCAGAAAAAAGATATGAAAGACATATTGATTATCATGTAAAGATGCATCTAAAGGATGCAGTTGATAAGTTTGATAGCTTTCTTAAGGATAAAAATATCAGAAGACTTATTGTTGCAGGGCCTGACGAGGCGATTTCTGAATTAATGAATATACTCAATGATGAAATAAAGCTCAAAATAGTGGGAAGAGCAAACATTGAAAAATATGCTTCAAAAGAAGAGGTTTTAGAAAAAGTAATTCCAATCGTTGAAGAATATGAAAGGTCTAAAGAAAAAGAAACAGTTTCTGAGCTTATTACAAGGTCATTGAAAAATAATAATGCAGTTATGGGAATTGATGATGTATTTAAATATCTGAGAGATAGAAGAGTTATGAAACTCGTTATCGCAAAAAATTACATAGTAGAAGGTTTTATCTGTCAGAATTGTGGATTTGCAACAACTCAAAATGTTGAATGCTGCATGGAATGTGGAGGTTGTGTTATGAAAAACGATAACCTTGTAGAAAAAGCTACAGAGATGGCAATTGAGCAGTCTGCTTTAGTTGAAGTTATAAAAGATGAAAAAGACAGACAAAGACTTCTTGAATATGGTGGTATAGGAGCTTTTTTAAGATTTTAA